The Gemmatimonas aurantiaca T-27 DNA segment CATCGAGCGGGATGGGAGTACCATCATCGGCCAGCCCGATGCGTCGGGTGAAGAAAGGCTGCACCACATAGCGCACGTTCACCCCACCACCGGACAACAGATCGGCATTTTCCAGGAAAAACTGCCGCTGTTCGGGGAAGAACACATTGAACCGGGTGAGATTCACGACCTGCCGATCGACCTCGGCTTGTGCAGAGTCGGTATTGAGCGTGCCCTCGAGGACACTGTTGGCCGTTGGCGCCCAGATGACTTCACCGCCGACATCGCCCGTGGTACGCCGAGGCTCGCGCAGGGCGCCGTCCCGCGTGCCTTGCGCGAGCACATACGGACGCACACGGATGTTGGTGCGCGGCGGTGGTGGGGCGACTGAATCGAGCACCCCGGCATACGTCAGGCGCCACGACGAGAGCTGCCGCGGGTAGGGCGCCCACGCACTCCACTGCAGCGCTCGGCGGGTATTACGCACGAGATTCAACTCCCATTCACCGCGTCCCGGCGCGTACCGCAGCGACCGCCAGGGAATCGCCATCTCCACCACCCACCCGGAATCCGAACGGGTCGTGCGGGCGCGCCACAGCGCATCCCAATTGGTGTTGGCCACATCCCCGCCGTCGAAGGCCTGCACATCGGCCAACGATCCCAGTGGACTCACCTGGAACTGATAGGCCGTGCGGCCGTCACCCAGCGGCCCGAGTGTGACGCCAAAGAGATCGCTCTCGTTGCTGTCGAAATCGCGACGGAGATCCTGCATGCGAAGCGCCGCCAGACCGGCGCTGTCGTGATTGAATGCCCCCACATAGAGATGATCCCGATCAAACAGGATGCGTACCGTGCTGGGGTATCGCGTCTCGGCGACAAACTCCGGGCGGACCTGACTGAAGGCCTGCGCCTCCGGCGCGGTAAGCCAGGCCGGTTCGTCGAGGCGCCCGTCGACCAGAATGGGCGTGGTCGTGCGGCGTGCCGTGAGCCGACGCCGGGATTTGTCGGTGGGTAATGGGACCGCTGTGCGGGCCATGGACCCTGCAACTGCGGCTCCTGATGTCGACTGCGCCTCGAGCACCCCACCCATAGACAGGTGGGCCGACATCCCTACCCCAACCAGCAGGGGCATCCAGCATCCCTTGTCCCCCCACGAACGGGCGCGTGACATGTGTATTGCAAAAGGGTTGTTGAGAATTCACTTGCAATATCGATAATATTCCAAGGCGCGGCGCGCCAGACTCGGCGCGCTACCACCTCACGGCGGATCGTCTCGGGCAGCGCGCCGAGCGATCAGCCCCAGTCATCAGCGGAGAGTTCATGCAGGTGCCATCAGCCATCACTTTGGCCGGAGCGATATCCTCGCGGCTGGCCGCCATCTGCGGCACACGATCCCCCCTGCGATGCGCGCCGGCCCTGCTCGTCGCTATCGCCCTGCCGGTGACGGCCTCTGCGCAGCATGTGCACGGCGAAGCCCGGCTGATCGTCGGCGTGGAGGGGCGCACGGGACAAGCCGAACTACGCGCCACTGGCGAAGATCTGTTTGGCTTCGAACATGCCGCCCGCACGGCCGAGGAGCGCACGAAGCAGACACAGATCTTCACACGTCTGCGCACCGAGGGCGCCAAACTGTTGCGCTTCGATCCGTCGCTCGGCTGCCAGGTCGCGGCGAAAAATGTTCGCATCGACGAATCGGGCGATCATGGGGAAGTCGTCGCGTCCTATACCATCAATTGCCGCGTGGCGCCTCAGGGGAAGCCGCTGCGCTTCGGCATCAGCTCGGCGTTTCCGGGCATTGATCGTGTGTCGGTGCAACTGGTGTCCGATACGGCGCAGACCGGTGCCACCATCAGTCGGGATCGTGGTCAGGTCGTTCCCTGACGCGCGAGAGCAAAGGCCACACGCTTCGTATCACACACGGACCATCGGAAATGAAAAGCGGCGATCCAATCGGGTCGCCGCTTTGCTGCATCGTCCATTGCACACCGACACTCAGCCGTTGGATATGTGCAACGGCTCGAGAAACCCACGAATCCCGCGGCGCGCCAGCACCCACACGTAGAGCAGCGCCACCAGACCTGCTGCGGCCAGGGTCAACCCGTTTGATGGCCCCGCTGAAAGCCCGCTCCAGGCCCCCGAGCGTATGCGATCATCGGCCGCGTTGAGTGCCAGACCTGCCAGGATCGCAATCGTTGGTGCAATTGCCCACGCTCGCGCAGCCGCTGCGGTCCCACGTGATCTCACCACCGGCAGCCAGGCACGCAGATCGGGGAGCGCACCAAGCAGCAATAGCGCCAGTGCGGCGCCCGGAGAGACACCCGCAGCAATCAGCACGGCGCCAACAGGCACCAAGGCCGCTGCATGCACACAGATGATCCCACCAAACACCGCAAACACCAGCACGTCCACGCCTGCCGGCAGTCGTGTCAGCCACGATTCTGCCAGGATCGGCGGAAGTATGGCAGCCGTCATGAGACCGACGATGATCCAGGGCGCTGAATACTCCACGGCGGAGATCCATGCTGTATGGGGCTGCTGTCGCTCAGGCGAGGCGACTGCAATTCGTTCCACGGGCACAACACCCGAGCGCGCCGTCAGCGTGGTCAGCACCTGTGCCAGCAAGAGTCGGATCAACGCCAACGCCACACCCAACAACGGAACCGAAAGCAGCGCCGCCTCCAGTGACAGTGCGCCATTGCCACTGCGCACATCACTGACGCGCACCGAGCCCGGTCCCCACGCAAAGACGGGGCGGCCGCGCACCTGCTCCACAGTGGCCAACACCGCGATCGCACCATAGGCAAAGAGCACCGCCGGCGCACCAGCCAGGGTCAACTCCCACAACGAATCCGCGATGCTCACGGATTGTTCGTCGTGGCCACGTCCGCCAAGCAGTTGCAGCGCCACGAGCACGGCCAGTCCGAGCAACGACCCGATGCCACTGGCGCGGGCCAGATCGCCCGTCGGCACGGCATGGGTAGGATCATGCTCGTGGCTATGCGCGTGGCCATCATGGTCATGACTGTGCGCGTGCACCTGTTGATGCGAATGGTCGGCATGCGAGTGTGCATGGCCGGTTTCCGCTTCGGCTTCCTCGTGCTCGTGGGTGGCGTGCCCGATGACATGCAGCAACGAGCCCCCGACCAGCGCTTCGAACCACAGCGCCGCACGATCCGGCAGCCAGGCAAGCACGGTGGGTTCGGCCACATAACCGGCCACGGTCATGATGGCCATCAACAGCAGCACCAACCACGACATCAGGCGCGCGCGATCGCGCAGCACCCACCAGACCGTGAGTCCCACCGGGATCTGGTGTAACAACACCCCATACCCCAGCAGGCTTCCCGGCTGCGTGTGCGATTGTGCCAGCGCGCTGCCATCGAGAACCGAATGCACCGCCACGCCAAGCAGGGCGAGCCCGAGAATCGCCGTGTGCGTCTGGCGCACACCGTACTGCAGCATGCGTTCGACCAGGCCGGGCACGAGATAGCCCAGAGCCATGCACAGCATGGCGATCAGATCTCGATGCTCGAGTGCGTGGGGGACCACGTCGAGCAGCACCAGTCCGCCGATCGAGACGACAATGAAGCCGTCGACAAAGGCAATCACGCTCGGCCTGGAGCGGGCATACCGGCTGAGCAGCGGGCCGATGACGAGCGCGCCCAGACTGGCGGGCAACAGCGCGCTGACTGGCATCAGGGAACGATAGTCAGCCACGGGATCTAATTGCAAATGCACTTTCGATACCCGTCACGTGGTATGAGGGGCTCGAAACAGTTCCTGAAAGGCCTGGGTCGTGTCTCCCCCGTCATCGTCATCGACTTCGCCGTCCTGATTGAGCTCGGCCCATTGCGGGAAAGGATCATGGAAGGCGCTCCAGCGCGCCGGACCGGCCTCGAAGTCGGCCACGCTGACCAGACAGTCATCGAGCAGGGCCGTGAGTCCGGCGCGATCCAGATGTTGTCCGATGATCGCCAGCTCCTGCCGCGGCGTGCCGAGATCGGGGCTCCAGTAGGCCGCCGGGTTCACCTGCAGCAGTTGCCCGGCCTGAGACCAACTTCCCATCAGCTCGGGCTGGGAGGCCACCCAGAAGAACCCCTTGGCGCGCAGCACACCGGGCAGGCCGGCATCGACCCTCGTCCACAGGCGCTCGGGATGGAACGGCCTGTTGGCGCGATACACGAAGCTGGCAATGCCGTACTCCTCGGTCTCCGGGACGTGTTCGCCGGCCAGTTCCTTCTGCCACCCAGGCGCCGCCTCGGCCCGGACAAAGTCGAAGCGTCCGGTGCCCAGCAGGTCCTGGGGCTCCACCCGCCCGCGAACGGCGTGGATGATCGTCGCGTCCGGATTGAGGTGGTGCAGCAGGGCTTCGAGTTCACCCAGTTCGTCGCGGCCGATGAGATCGATCTTGTTCAGCACGATGACGTTGGCGAACTCCACCTGGTCGATGAGCAGGTCGGGGATGGTGCGTTCGTCATCGTCTCCAAGCGCGAGCTGCCGCGCGCGCAGATCGTCGAGCGTGCCGAGGTCGTGTCGAAAGCGATGACTATCGACCACGGTGACCATCGTATCGAGTCGTGCGACATGCGAGAGCGTGGAGCCCTCGTCGGTCTCGAATGTGAAAGTCGCCGCGACGGGAAGCGGTTCACCAATCCCGGTGCTCTCGATGAGCAGGTAGTCGAATCGTTCTTCGGCAGCGAGACGGGCCACCTCCTGCAGGAGATCGTCGCGCAGGGTGCAGCAGATGCACCCATTGCTCATCTCGACCAGTGTTTCTTCCGTCCGGGAGAGTGTGGCCTCTCCACCACGCACCAACTGCGCGTCGATGTTGATCTCGCTCATGTCGTTGACAATGACCGCGACCCGCAGTCCATCGCGGTTGGCCAACACATGATTGAGTACCGTGGTCTTGCCTGCTCCGAGAAACCCGGAGAGCACTGTGACCGGCAAGCGTCGGTCGGGGACCGGCCCGTTCATCGGGACTCCCGATAAAGGACGTGACGCTTCACAACCGGATCGTATTTCCGCTTCTCGAGCCGTTGCGGCGTGGAGCGCGGATTTTTGGTGGTGACGTACAGGTGGTGGCTTTCCGTGGAGCGGAGCTTCACGTGAACCCGAGTATTGGCCATCAAGGATCCTTGAAGTGTTTATATGATAATGAGCTATCATTAACATATATTCAAGTCACCTTTAGACCCTCGGTTCAGCCCCCGTCGACGGTGCGCTCAGCCGTGAGGGTCTTCAGTTGTTCTGCCAGATCACTCACCGGTAGCCCGACCCCGATGAACAGGGCCGTAGGCTGCGCGTCGGCGTGCGGCTTGGAGTGATCGAGCCGCAGTCCTTTCCGGCCGGGCAGCTTGTTCCAGACGTAGACCTTTTCCGGGGCATCGGTGAACCGCACCAAGCCCTTGGCGCGCACGACGGCGTCTGGCAACTCATGGACGAACCGACGGAACGCCTCGCGGTCGACGATCGGCGGCAACGCCAGCGACGCCGCCCCAAATGGGTGTGCATGCGCATGGGCGACGTCACTGCGAGGCATCGCCGCCATCCCCGACACGTCACGCTGCGTGCTGCCAGCCACCCGCTGGGTCAGTTCGTTCAGCCAGCCAGCAAACTCCACTCCGGTGACGAGATCGGCGCGGGGGTTGAGCTCCTGCAAGGCGCCCCGAACCAGCGCCTGCCGATCGGCTCCCACACGTGCGGTCCAATTGAGATGGACATGCGTGGCTGTGCTCACCTGCGCCCGCTCGAGACCGTTGTGCCACCAGCGCTTCTGCCAGCGGGTGGCGTCGATGACCGTGATCTGCAGCGGCAAGGTGAACTGCCGCAGGCGTGCGTCGGCCGTCAGGTGGGCGAGCAGTTCATCGGTTTCGGTCGCGCCATTGGCTTCGATGCACATCACGCTCCCGGGATCGGATGGCACCTGATACAACACGTTGAGCAGTTCCCGCAGCGAACCGCAGCACACACACTCGCCGTTGAGTGGCGTCACCAAGGCACTCAACTCGGCCAACCGCGATGCATCGATCCGGGCATCGCGGAAGTCATTCAGCACGATGCGCACGCGGGTCCCGCCCGCCGCCAAGGCCGGCACCAACTCCGTGAGAAAGCGCGTCTTCCCCGCGCCCAGGAATCCGGCCAGCAGAACCAAGGGGATCATATCGAACACTCACCACCGAGGCGTCCGAATACAACCAGACACAGCCAGCAATTCTTTATTGCTTTTGCATTATCATTAGCGTTACAGTTAGAACATGCCTCGTCTTCGTTTGCTCCCATCCCTGTCGATCCTGATCGCGGCGGCCATGTGCGGGGTTCGTCCGTCGCCGGTGCCCGATACCGTGGAGGCCAGCCGCGACGCGCTTCCGGTCACGGCACCCACCGTGAGTGGGGCAGCGGACGAGGTGGTGACCATCGATTGGCGGCTGCTGCGTACCCTCGACCTGCGCACGGGGGTTCCGGGTGACTCGTTGCGCCGGTTGGTCGGCCGGCGGGTCCGCCTGCCGGGGTTCATCGTGCCGCTGGAAGATTTTCAGGACCGCGCCAAGGAATTCCTGCTGGTGCCGTACTTCGGGGCCTGCGTGCACATGCCCCCGCCGCCGCCCAATCAGTTGGTGTACGTGAAAATGCGCGGCACGGTGAACCTGACATGGTGGGCGCCAGTGTGGGTGGAAGGGGTGCTGCGGGTGATCACCTTCCAGTCACCATACGGGTCGGCCGGTTTCCAGATGGACGCGGATCGCATCGTGCCATTCCGGGAACGTCAGGCGGACGCCTCGGGGCGGGGGCGGGTGAGCCAGCCGTCGATCAGGGCCACCACGCCCCAGGCCACACAGGCCGCCACGACGGTGTCGCTCAGGTAGTGGGCATGGGCGAGGATGCGCGTGACGGCGCACCCGGCAGCCAGCGTGTAAAACACCCACTGTGCCCTCGGAAAAAGGCGGGCCAGTGCAAAGGCGCCGGCAAACGCGACCAGCACATGCGAGCTGGGCATACCCATGCCGCGGTTCGACAGCGGCCCCTCGGCGAAACTGCGAAACACATACCCAAACGTGTCGGCATCGGGGCGCAGGCGACGCACCAGCAGCTTGAGGACTTCGGCCACGATGCCGCCCGCCGACGGCGCCAACACGAGCAACGCCGCCCCATGGCGCCGCGCCGCGGGCTGATCCTGCTGCAGCCACCACGCCAGGCCGAGCAGGCCCCACGTTGGCAAAAATCCCATGACACGCAGCAGGCGACCCCAGTCCTTTTCGTACACGGTCGCCATGCGCCATTGCCAGGCTATCGGATCGAGCAGATGGGCCAGCACAATGGCCACCACCGAGACCAACAGCCAGCGCTTCCAGGAGGGGGACATCGGCTCCCGGTGTGGGAGAGAATTCAGAGGAAGGCTCATGGCCGGAAATCAAGAGGCCTACCCACACCCACGCCACTATGATCGAAGTGGTCCGGCGCCATATTTCCAGCATGGAACGCAACACGAAGCAGCGGGATGCCATCCGGCAGGTGTTCGAAGAGATCGCTCGCCCTCTTGGACCGAACGAGGTCCTCGAAGCGGGTCGGACGCGTCATGCGAAGCTCGGCATTGCCACCGTGTATCGCACCATCAATTCGCTGGTCGACAGCGGCTGGTTGGTGCCGGTGGAGCTGCCCGGTGAACCACCACGCTACGAGCGCGCCGGCAGTGAGCATCACCATCACTTCCGCTGCCGCACGTGTACGCGTGTCTTCGAGATCCATGGCTGCCCCGGTGAACTGAAAGACCTTGCTCCGGCCGGCTTCCGCCTGGAGAGCCATGAGGTGGTGTTGTACGGATTGTGCGCGCGATGCGCGGCGGACTGAGCGCCCGGTCGCGACGGATCGCACGCCGGCTCCTCGCCACAGGTATCGGCGCCCTGCTGTTCGGCGCGTGTGACATGGGGGGTGGCTTCAAAGGCATGGCCATCGATCCGGCCCGTGACATGCCCACGTTCGAATTCACCCAGGCGTCCGGTGCCCCGTATCGCACGGTGCCTGAAGCGAACCGGCCGATGGTCCTGTTCTTCGGCTACACCCACTGCCCCGACGTTTGCCCCACCACGCTCGCCGACTGGAAGCGGGTGAAGGCCCAACTGGGTGCCAAGGCCGATCGGGTGCGCTTTGTGTTCGTGAGCGTCGACCCCGATCGTGATACGCCGGCGGTGGCCGAGCGCTACGCGAAGCAGTACGACGCAAGCTTCGTGGGCGTCTCCGGTGACGGACCCACCACGGCCGGCATCATGGAAGCCTTTGGTGTAGCGTCAGCGCGCGAAGACGCGCCAACCGCCAACGGCTATATGGTCAGTCATTCATCGCAGGTTTTTCTCGTCAACGATCAGGGACGCCTGGTGGCGCTCTATCCGTTCGGCACGTCATGGGAGGCGCTGGCCGCCGACCTCGATCGCCTTCTCTGAGTTGTCCATGCACGTCTTTGAAAACACCCGTGCGCTTCTGCTGCGCACGACGAGTATCGCCATGCTCGGCGCGGGCGCCGTTGCCTGTGGCAGCGGTGAACAGCAGGCCGCCGACACCGCGGCAGCAGCGCCGGTCCCTCCGGTACCTGCGGAGACCATTCACGGACTGACGGTACGCGATGCGTGGGCTCGCATTGCCGATTCCGCCGCCACGGGTGGCGCGTACATCACGCTGGTCAACGGCAACGCGACGGCGGTGGAAATCGTGGGTGCCGCCAGTGCCTCGGCCGATGCCGTGGAAATTCACGAGACGTCGCATCACGACGGCATGGCCAAGATGTCGGCACGTCCGTCCATCACCATCGCGCCGGGTGATTCGCTGGTCATGGCGCCGGGCGGATTGCACGTGATGCTCATCGGCCTGCACAGCGCGCTCCGGGCAGGCGACAGCGTGCCCCTGGTGGTGCAACTCGCCACCGGTGATCTGGTGCCGCTCACCATTCCCGTGCGCGCACCGTGAATCCGGCTCGTGCAGGCGGCGTAGCCGGGCTGGTTGTCCTCACCGCAGTGATCGTGTGGCTGACCTGGCCCCGCCCCGATACGCTCATTCGTGTGCACCGCGGCGGCCTCGCCGAGGTGACCAATGCCTACGGCCGCTCAGCGCCGCTCGGTGATACGATCTTCGTGGGCGGTAGCGGCGCACGCCGCACCATCCGCGTGGTCAATGACGACACGGTAAAACACCAACTCGCGATGTTCTCGATTCCCGCCGGCAGCAGCACCGAGTATACGGTGCCTCCTGGTACGTTCGGTGGCATGTGTTCCGCCCACCCCACGAACACACAGCTCACCTTCGTCATCAAGTGAGCCGTCCGGTGAGTGATCTGCAGATCCCGTTGCCGCCGTCGACCATGAACGCGGCCCTCGATGAAGAGCTGCGCGCGCTCGAAGCGGCCGGCCTCAAGCGCGCCCTGCGCCAGGTGCATCAGCGCCGCGCCGGCACGGTGCTCTTCAACGGCGAGCGCGTAGCCGACTTTGCATCGAACGACTACCTCGGTCTGGCCGCCGACCCACGTGTGGCACGTGCGGCGTGGGCCGTGTTGCAGGCCGAAGGTACGGGTGCAGCGGCGGCGCGTCTCATTTCGGGCAATCACCCGATTCACGAGACGCTCGAACACACACTGGCCCGTCTCAAGCGGGTGGATTTCACCCTGTTGTACCCGTCGGGGTACATGGCCAACGTGGGCGCCATCGCGTCGCTCGTGGATCGCGGTGATGTGATCTACTCCGACGCGCTCAACCACGCGTCACTGATCGACGGGTGCCGTCTGTCGCGCGCCACCGTTCGTGTATTCCCGCACAACGACATCGCCGCATTGGGCGCCATGCTCGAAGCGGAGCGACATCAGTATCGTCGCGCGCTGATCGTGGTGGAGGGGGTGTTCTCCATGGACGGCGACCTCTTCCCGCTCGACCAGCTCGTGCCCCTCGCGCGCCGGCATCAGGCGTGGACCTATGTCGACGATGCCCATGGCACTGGGGTGCTCGGGGCCACCGGCGCCGGCACGCTCGAACACTTTGGCGTGGGTGGCCAGGTCGATGTGGTGGTCGGCACGCTCGGCAAGGCACTGGGCACCGTGGGGGCGTACGTAGGCGGTTCGCAGGAATTGGTGGAGTTGCTGGTGAGCTGTTCCCGATCGTTCATCTTCACGACGGGCACACCGCCGGCGATGGCGGCCGCGACGCTCGAAGCACTGCGACTGGCCGAGGTGGAGAGCTGGCGCCGCGATGCGGTGCGGGAGCGGGCACGCCGCCTGCGGCAACGCCTGCGTGGCGCGGGACTCGATGTACCGGGCGAGAGTGATGGCCATGTCGTGCCGGTGCACATCGGTGATCCTGTGCGCACGATGGAAACGGTGGCTGCACTGCGTCGTCGCGGCTTTCTGGTGGGTGGGGTGCGTCCGCCCACCGTGCCGGCCGGAACATCGCGGCTTCGCATCTCCCTCTCGGCGGTGCATCCCATGGAACTGGTCGACGCGCTGGCTGCCAACCTTCTCGACGTGTTGCGAACCCGATGAGCGCATTTGACGAGCCGGATGACGATTTCGATCTCGAGGACATGAACGACGAGACGGAGTCCGACGCGGGTGCGATGTACGATGACGGCGACGAAGACGACGCAGCCCCGCCCGGCGAGCCGGCGGATCTGCAGCGCCAGCACATTCTGCTGCACGACACGGCACACGTCTGGCATCCGTACACGCAGCATCATCAGGCTCCGCTGCCCGTGCCGATTGTCCGGGCCAAGGGCAGTTGGTTGTATGACACCCACGGCAAGCCTCTGCTCGATGCCATCTCGTCGTGGTGGGTGACCACCCACGGTCATTGCCAGCCGGAGATCGTGCAGGCGATCACGGATCAGGCAGCATCGCTCGACCAGGTGATCTTTGCCGGCTTCACACACGAACCGGCCACCGCACTGGCGGCCGAATTGGTGGGCCGTCTGCCCCGTGGTCTCACACGCATCTTCTACTCGGACGACGGTTCGACCGCGGTGGAAGTGGCGATCAAATTGTCGGTGCAGTCCTTCGCGAATCGTGGTCAGTCGCGCCGTCTGATTGCGGCGCTCGACCATGCCTATCACGGTGACACGTTTGGCGCGATGGCCGCCGGCGCACGCAGCGTGTTCACGAACATGTACGAGCCGCTGCTGTTCGATGTGGCCCGCTTGCCCGATCCCTCAGAAGGGGACACGCTGGCTGCGCTGGATGCACTGATCGCCGCGCGTGGCAAGGAACTCGCCGCCGTGATCGTGGAGCCGTTGCTCATCGGCGCGGGTGGCATGCGTGTGTGGGATGAATCGGTGCTGCAGGGTATCCGCGAGCGTACCAGCGCCGCCGGTGTGCATCTCATTGCCGATGAAGTGCTCACGGGTTTTGGGCGCACGGGGCCGTTGTTTGCCTGCGACCGGGCCGATGTGCGCCCCGATCTGCT contains these protein-coding regions:
- a CDS encoding ZrgA family zinc uptake protein — encoded protein: MQVPSAITLAGAISSRLAAICGTRSPLRCAPALLVAIALPVTASAQHVHGEARLIVGVEGRTGQAELRATGEDLFGFEHAARTAEERTKQTQIFTRLRTEGAKLLRFDPSLGCQVAAKNVRIDESGDHGEVVASYTINCRVAPQGKPLRFGISSAFPGIDRVSVQLVSDTAQTGATISRDRGQVVP
- a CDS encoding GTP-binding protein, which gives rise to MNGPVPDRRLPVTVLSGFLGAGKTTVLNHVLANRDGLRVAVIVNDMSEINIDAQLVRGGEATLSRTEETLVEMSNGCICCTLRDDLLQEVARLAAEERFDYLLIESTGIGEPLPVAATFTFETDEGSTLSHVARLDTMVTVVDSHRFRHDLGTLDDLRARQLALGDDDERTIPDLLIDQVEFANVIVLNKIDLIGRDELGELEALLHHLNPDATIIHAVRGRVEPQDLLGTGRFDFVRAEAAPGWQKELAGEHVPETEEYGIASFVYRANRPFHPERLWTRVDAGLPGVLRAKGFFWVASQPELMGSWSQAGQLLQVNPAAYWSPDLGTPRQELAIIGQHLDRAGLTALLDDCLVSVADFEAGPARWSAFHDPFPQWAELNQDGEVDDDDGGDTTQAFQELFRAPHTT
- the rpmG gene encoding 50S ribosomal protein L33, whose product is MANTRVHVKLRSTESHHLYVTTKNPRSTPQRLEKRKYDPVVKRHVLYRESR
- a CDS encoding GTP-binding protein; translation: MIPLVLLAGFLGAGKTRFLTELVPALAAGGTRVRIVLNDFRDARIDASRLAELSALVTPLNGECVCCGSLRELLNVLYQVPSDPGSVMCIEANGATETDELLAHLTADARLRQFTLPLQITVIDATRWQKRWWHNGLERAQVSTATHVHLNWTARVGADRQALVRGALQELNPRADLVTGVEFAGWLNELTQRVAGSTQRDVSGMAAMPRSDVAHAHAHPFGAASLALPPIVDREAFRRFVHELPDAVVRAKGLVRFTDAPEKVYVWNKLPGRKGLRLDHSKPHADAQPTALFIGVGLPVSDLAEQLKTLTAERTVDGG
- a CDS encoding DUF3299 domain-containing protein; this encodes MPRLRLLPSLSILIAAAMCGVRPSPVPDTVEASRDALPVTAPTVSGAADEVVTIDWRLLRTLDLRTGVPGDSLRRLVGRRVRLPGFIVPLEDFQDRAKEFLLVPYFGACVHMPPPPPNQLVYVKMRGTVNLTWWAPVWVEGVLRVITFQSPYGSAGFQMDADRIVPFRERQADASGRGRVSQPSIRATTPQATQAATTVSLR
- a CDS encoding phosphatase PAP2 family protein — encoded protein: MSPSWKRWLLVSVVAIVLAHLLDPIAWQWRMATVYEKDWGRLLRVMGFLPTWGLLGLAWWLQQDQPAARRHGAALLVLAPSAGGIVAEVLKLLVRRLRPDADTFGYVFRSFAEGPLSNRGMGMPSSHVLVAFAGAFALARLFPRAQWVFYTLAAGCAVTRILAHAHYLSDTVVAACVAWGVVALIDGWLTRPRPEASA
- a CDS encoding Fur family transcriptional regulator, whose protein sequence is MERNTKQRDAIRQVFEEIARPLGPNEVLEAGRTRHAKLGIATVYRTINSLVDSGWLVPVELPGEPPRYERAGSEHHHHFRCRTCTRVFEIHGCPGELKDLAPAGFRLESHEVVLYGLCARCAAD
- a CDS encoding SCO family protein, encoding MRGGLSARSRRIARRLLATGIGALLFGACDMGGGFKGMAIDPARDMPTFEFTQASGAPYRTVPEANRPMVLFFGYTHCPDVCPTTLADWKRVKAQLGAKADRVRFVFVSVDPDRDTPAVAERYAKQYDASFVGVSGDGPTTAGIMEAFGVASAREDAPTANGYMVSHSSQVFLVNDQGRLVALYPFGTSWEALAADLDRLL
- a CDS encoding copper chaperone PCu(A)C, yielding MHVFENTRALLLRTTSIAMLGAGAVACGSGEQQAADTAAAAPVPPVPAETIHGLTVRDAWARIADSAATGGAYITLVNGNATAVEIVGAASASADAVEIHETSHHDGMAKMSARPSITIAPGDSLVMAPGGLHVMLIGLHSALRAGDSVPLVVQLATGDLVPLTIPVRAP
- the bioF gene encoding 8-amino-7-oxononanoate synthase, with protein sequence MSDLQIPLPPSTMNAALDEELRALEAAGLKRALRQVHQRRAGTVLFNGERVADFASNDYLGLAADPRVARAAWAVLQAEGTGAAAARLISGNHPIHETLEHTLARLKRVDFTLLYPSGYMANVGAIASLVDRGDVIYSDALNHASLIDGCRLSRATVRVFPHNDIAALGAMLEAERHQYRRALIVVEGVFSMDGDLFPLDQLVPLARRHQAWTYVDDAHGTGVLGATGAGTLEHFGVGGQVDVVVGTLGKALGTVGAYVGGSQELVELLVSCSRSFIFTTGTPPAMAAATLEALRLAEVESWRRDAVRERARRLRQRLRGAGLDVPGESDGHVVPVHIGDPVRTMETVAALRRRGFLVGGVRPPTVPAGTSRLRISLSAVHPMELVDALAANLLDVLRTR
- a CDS encoding adenosylmethionine--8-amino-7-oxononanoate transaminase, with protein sequence MSAFDEPDDDFDLEDMNDETESDAGAMYDDGDEDDAAPPGEPADLQRQHILLHDTAHVWHPYTQHHQAPLPVPIVRAKGSWLYDTHGKPLLDAISSWWVTTHGHCQPEIVQAITDQAASLDQVIFAGFTHEPATALAAELVGRLPRGLTRIFYSDDGSTAVEVAIKLSVQSFANRGQSRRLIAALDHAYHGDTFGAMAAGARSVFTNMYEPLLFDVARLPDPSEGDTLAALDALIAARGKELAAVIVEPLLIGAGGMRVWDESVLQGIRERTSAAGVHLIADEVLTGFGRTGPLFACDRADVRPDLLCMSKGLTGGLLPLGATAATEDIFDAFSSTDRRKTFFHGHSYTANPIACAAALASLQLFDEDSEDERVRIEVAHMRHLATLEGTKGVRAVRQIGTVAAVELDAPDGYLSDIGRELAAFSLEQGILLRPLGNVAYCLPPYCTTDREIDAVYAVLQRFLDGERAAPIGTGGPFDD